The following proteins come from a genomic window of Sorghum bicolor cultivar BTx623 chromosome 3, Sorghum_bicolor_NCBIv3, whole genome shotgun sequence:
- the LOC8078740 gene encoding cytokinin dehydrogenase 1 codes for MAVVYLLLAALIACSHAVADTLALGLDHRPWPPALAALVAEGRLRTDTNATVAASTDFGNMTSALPAAVLYPSSTADLTALLAAANSTPGWPYTIAFRGRGHSLMGQAFAPGGVVVNMASLGDTAAAPRINVSADGRYVDAGGEQMWIDVLRASLARGVAPRSWTDYLYLTVGGTLSNAGISGQAFRHGPQISNVLELDVITGHGETMTCSKERNADLFDAVLGGLGQFGVITRARIVVEPAPARARWVRLVYTDFAAFAADQERLIAGPRQPDGTFGPMSYVEGSVFVNQSLATDLTNTGFFSDADVARIVALAAERNATTVYSIEATINYDNATSVDQELKSVLDTLSFVEGFAFQRDVSYEQFLDRVRNEEVALDKLGLWRVPHPWLNMFVPGSRIADVDRGVFKGILQGTDIVGPLIVYPLNKSMWDDGMSAATPSEDVFYAVSLLFSSVGNDDLGRLQEQNQRILRFCDLAGIQYKSYLARYTNRSDWVRHFGTVKWNRFVEMKNKYDPNKLLSPGQDIFN; via the exons ATGGCGGTGGTTTACCTGCTGTTGGCCGCGCTAATCGCCTGCTCTCATGCAGTAGCAGACACGCTTGCTCTTGGACTAGATCACCGTCCCTGGCCACCCGCCCTCGCCGCGCTCGTGGCAGAGGGCAGGCTCCGGACCGACACCAACGCCACGGTGGCGGCGTCGACGGACTTCGGCAACATGACGTCGGCGCTGCCGGCGGCGGTCCTGTACCCGTCGTCCACGGCCGACCTGACGGCGCTCCTGGCCGCGGCCAACTCCACCCCCGGGTGGCCCTACACCATCGCGTTCCGCGGCCGCGGCCACTCCCTCATGGGCCAGGCCTTCGCCCCCGGCGGCGTGGTCGTCAACATGGCGTCCCTGGGCgacaccgccgccgcgccgcgcatCAACGTGTCCGCGGACGGCCGGTACGTGGACGCCGGCGGCGAGCAGATGTGGATCGACGTGCTGCGCGCGTCGCTGGCGCGCGGGGTGGCGCCGCGGTCCTGGACGGACTACCTCTACCTCACCGTCGGCGGCACGCTGTCCAACGCCGGCATCAGCGGCCAGGCGTTCCGGCACGGCCCACAGATATCTAACGTGTTGGAGCTGGACGTTATCACCG GCCACGGGGAGACGATGACGTGCTCCAAAGAGCGCAACGCTGACCTGTTCGACGCCGTCCTGGGCGGGCTGGGCCAGTTCGGCGTGATCACCCGCGCCCGGATCGTGGTTGAGCCTGCGCCGGCGAGGGCGCGGTGGGTGCGGCTCGTCTACACCGACTTCGCCGCGTTCGCCGCCGACCAGGAGCGGCTCATCGCCGGCCCGCGGCAGCCCGACGGCACGTTCGGCCCGATGAGCTACGTCGAGGGGTCGGTGTTCGTGAACCAGAGCCTCGCCACCGACCTCACTAACACGGGGTTCTTCTCCGACGCCGACGTCGCCAGGATCGTCGCGCTCGCCGCGGAGAGGAACGCCACCACCGTATACAGCATCGAGGCCACCATCAACTACGACAACGCCACGTCGGTGGACCAG GAGCTCAAGTCTGTGCTGGACACGCTAAGCTTCGTGGAAGGGTTCGCGTTCCAGCGCGACGTGAGCTACGAGCAGTTCCTGGACCGGGTGCGCAACGAGGAGGTGGCGCTGGACAAGCTGGGGCTATGGCGAGTGCCGCACCCGTGGCTCAACATGTTCGTGCCGGGGTCGCGCATCGCCGACGTGGACCGCGGCGTCTTCAAGGGGATCCTCCAGGGCACCGACATCGTCGGCCCGCTCATCGTCTACCCGCTCAACAAATCCATGTGGGACGACGGCATGTCGGCGGCGACGCCGTCGGAGGACGTGTTCTACGCGGTGTCGCTGCTCTTCTCGTCGGTGGGCAACGACGACCTGGGGAGGCTGCAGGAGCAGAACCAGAGGATCCTGCGCTTCTGCGACCTCGCCGGGATCCAGTACAAGAGCTACCTGGCGCGTTACACGAACCGCAGTGACTGGGTCCGCCACTTCGGCACCGTCAAGTGGAACCGCTTcgtggagatgaagaacaagtaCGACCCCAACAAGCTGCTCTCCCCCGGCCAGGACATCTTCAACTGA
- the LOC8084363 gene encoding uncharacterized protein LOC8084363: MACHLCPLLNLRLLLLLGVVLGNAGLSRGGGAEASDRAEPDPYSILMWHDYSPPSPPLPPPDPASPTATCEGDLHGKGDFLTRCEVSEEVELGGDVRITGNGSLVLLSGASLTCEKYGCVISANLSGEVRLGRGVRVIAGRVTFVATNITVADTVVVNTTALAGDPPDRTSGVPTGTHGDGGGHGGRGASCFVKEGQTQEDSWGGDAYAWSDLEHPWSYGSKGGSTSVEKDYGGAGGGIVWLFAEELVMNGTVLADGGDSNEKGGGGSGGSIFIKAASMHGGGKISASGGDGLAGGGGGRVSINVFSRHDDTQIFVHGGRSSGCPDNAGAAGTLYEAVPKSLIVSNNNLSTQTDTLLLEFPNQPLWTNVFVRNRAKVAVPLLWSRVQVEGQLSLLSGAILTFGLTRYPYSEFELMAEELLMSDSTIKVFGALRMSVKMLLMWNSRMEIDGGGDSIVATSLLDASNLIVLKESSVIHSNANLGVRGQGLLNLSGDGDTIEAQILILSLFYSIQVGPGSVLRGPLVNRSSDDVAPKLNCEADSCPVEIIHPPEDCNLNSSLSFTLQVCRVEDIDVWGLVQGTVIHFNRARSVTVYTSGTISASGLGCRTGVGQGKMLSSGVCGGGGHGGKGGNGSYNGSLAEGGAIYGNADLPCELGSGSGNDSTELSTAGGGIIVMGSWEYSLPSLALYGSVESNGGSYANGSVGGPGGGSGGTILLFVHTLSLAESSVLSSVGGFGSSGSGGGGGGRIHFHWSNIPTGDEYVPVAAVKGSILASGGVSKGPGYSGGNGTVTGKACPKGLYGTFCKECPIGTYKNVTGSSKSLCFSCPSGELPHRAIYINVRGGATETPCPYRCMSDRYRMPHCYTALEELIYTFGGPWLFGLLLSGLLILLALVLSVARMKFVGTDELPGPAPTQQGSQIDHSFPFLESLNEVIETNRAEESHGHVHRMYFMGPNTFSEPWHLSHSPPEQITEIVYEDAFTRFVDEINTLAAYQWWEGSIYSILCILAYPLAWSWQQWRRRKKLQRLREFVRSEYDHSCLRSCRSRALYEGLKVTATPDLMLGYLDFFLGGDEKRPDLPPRLRQRFPMSLIFGGDGSYMAPFSLNSDSVLTSLMSQAVPSWIWHRLVAGLNAQLRLVRCGNLKVTFLPVIDWLETHANPSLAENGIRVDLAWFQATALGYCQFGLLVYAVEGEAALTEPDGSPRVKTEQHTPTQNMLADTQLSQSRIKDALMRKRITGGVLDSNSLRTLKDRRDLFYPFSLILHNSKPVGHQDLVGLVISILLLADFSLVLLTFLQLYSYSMVDVLLVLFILPLGILSPFPAGINALFSHGPRRSAGLARVYALWNITSLVNVVVAFICGFVHYKSSTKTHPSLQPWNLGTDESGWWLFPTGLMLLKCIQARLVDWHVANLEIQDRAVYSNDPNIFWQS, encoded by the exons ATGGCCTGCCATCTCTGCCCCCTCCTCAATCTCCGCCTCCTCCTGCTGCTCGGGGTTGTCCTCGGGAACGCCGGCCTCAGCCGGGGCGGCGGGGCGGAGGCGTCAGATCGGGCGGAGCCGGACCCGTACTCGATCCTGATGTGGCACGACTACTCGCCGCCGTCGCCCCCACTCCCGCCTCCGGACCCGGCGTCGCCGACGGCGACCTGTGAGGGGGACCTCCACGGGAAGGGGGACTTCCTTACGCGCTGCGAGGTCTCCGAGGAGGTGGAGCTGGGCGGCGACGTCCGCATCACGGGGAACGGCAGCCTCGTGCTCCTCTCCGGCGCCTCCCTGACCTGCGAGAAGTACGGGTGCGTTATATCCGCCAATCTCTCCGGCGAGGTGCGCCTCGGCCGTGGCGTGCGCGTCATAGCCGGCAGGGTCACGTTTGTTGCCACCAACATCACGGTCGCCGACACGGTCGTTGTGAACACCACCGCGCTCGCTGGTGATCCGCCTGACCGGACCAGTGGCGTTCCCACGGGGACGCACGGCGACGGTGGCGGGCACGGTGGCCGTGGAGCTAGCTGCTTCGTCAAGGAAGGGCAGACGCAGGAGGATTCATGGGGCGGTGATGCATATGCATGGTCTGACCTGGAACACCCCTGGAGCTACGGGAGCAAAGGGGGCTCGACCAGCGTTGAGAAGGACTATGGTGGTGCCGGTGGTGGCATCGTGTGGCTGTTTGCTGAGGAGCTGGTCATGAATGGCACAGTGCTCGCTGACGGTGGGGATAGCAATGAGAAGGGCGGAGGTGGTTCTGGTGGGAGCATCTTTATAAAGGCTGCATCTAT GCATGGTGGTGGCAAGATCAGTGCCTCTGGGGGTGATGGTTTGGCTGGGGGAGGTGGAGGGCGAGTTTCTATTAACGTTTTTAGTAGACATGATGACACCCAGATTTTTGTTCATG GGGGAAGGAGTTCTGGCTGTCCAGATAATGCAGGAGCTGCTGGAACTCTTTATGAAGCAGTACCAAAGAGTCTTATTGTTAGCAACAACAATTTGAGTACACAGACAGACACTCTTCTTTTAGAGTTTCCAAATCAACCACTGTGGACAAATGTTTTTGTAAGGAATCGTGCCAAAGTTGCTGTTCCCTTGCTCTGGAGTCGTGTTCAG GTTGAAGGGCAACTTAGCCTTCTTTCTGGTGCTATTCTAACTTTTGGTCTCACCCGTTATCCATACTCGGAGTTTGAACTGATGGCTGAGGAGCTTCTTATGAGCGACTCAACAATCAAG GTGTTCGGTGCTTTGAGAATGTCTGTAAAGATGCTACTTATGTGGAACTCCAGAATGGAAATTGATGGCGGTGGAGATTCgatagttgcaacttctttgttGGATGCTAGCAACCTGATAGTTCTGAAG GAATCATCTGTGATACACTCTAATGCTAATCTTGGAGTTCGTGGCCAAGGTCTCCTGAATTTGTCTGGGGACGGAGACACAATTGAGGCACAAATCCTTATTCTTTCGCTGTTCTACAGCATTCAA GTTGGACCTGGTTCTGTTTTACGGGGCCCACTTGTAAACAGAAGTAGCGATGATGT GGCCCCAAAGCTGAATTGTGAAGCTGATAGCTGTCCTGTGGAAATAATACATCCACCAGAAGATTGCAATCTAAATTCTTCATTGTCATTTACCCTTCAG GTATGCCGTGTTGAAGATATTGATGTCTGGGGTCTCGTACAAGGAACTGTAATACATTTCAATAGGGCAAGAAGTGTCACTGTGTATACATCTGGAACCATCAGCGCATCAGGCTTGG GCTGTCGAACTGGAGTAGGACAAGGGAAAATGTTAAGCAGCGGTGtatgtggtggtggtggacatGGTGGCAAAGGCGGGAATGGTTCTTATAACGGAAGCCTTGCTGAGGGTggagctatctatggcaatgcCGATCTACCTTGTGAACTTGGCAGCGGCAGTGGGAATGACTCTACCGAGTTGTCCACAGCTGGTGGGGGTATAATAG TGATGGGCTCATGGGAGTATTCTTTGCCAAGTCTTGCCCTCTATGGTTCAGTAGAATCAAATGGTGGCAGCTATGCTAATGGCTCTGTTGGAGGACCTGGTGGTGGTTCTGGGGGCACAATTCTTCTATTtgtgcacactttgtccttagCTGAAAGCTCTGTCCTCTCAAGTGTTGGTGGCTTCGGAAGTTCTGGTagtggtggaggtggtgggggaaGGATTCATTTCCATTGGTCTAACATTCCTACTGGAGATGAGTATGTGCCTGTTGCAGCTGTTAAGGGATCAATACTTGCAAG TGGAGGAGTAAGCAAAGGGCCGGGATATTCTGGTGGCAATGGAACGGTCACAGGAAAAGCTTGCCCAAAGGGTCTTTATGGAACATTTTGCAAG GAATGCCCTATTGGAACATACAAAAATGTTACGGGATCTTCTAAATCTTTATGCTTTTCGTGCCCTTCGGGTGAACTCCCTCACCGTGCTATATACATAAATGTCCGAG GAGGTGCTACTGAAACTCCATGTCCCTACAGATGCATGTCTGACAGATATCGCATGCCTCACTGTTATACAGCTCTGGAGGAGTTAATATATACTTTTGGGGGACCTTGGCTATTTGGTCTACTTCTTTCAGGCCTTCTTATCTTGTTAGCTCTTGTTTTAAGTGTTGCTCGTATGAAATTTGTTGGCACGGATGAGTTACCTGGGCCAGCACCAACCCAGCAAGGGTCCCAAATTGATCATTCCTTTCCCTTCCTAGAATCACTAAATGAG GTCATTGAAACTAATAGGGCTGAAGAGTCGCACGGTCATGTACACAGGATGTATTTCATGGGTCCCAACACCTTCAGTGAACCTTGGCATCTCTCACACAGTCCGCCAGAACAAATAACAGAGATTGT ATATGAAGATGCATTTACTAGATTTGTCGATGAGATAAACACCCTTGCAGCTTATCAGTGGTGGGAAGGATCTATTTACAGTATCCTCTGTATACTTGCCTACCCCCTGGCTTGGTCATGGCAACAGTGGCGTAGGAGAAAGAAATTACAGAGACTTCGTGAATTTGTTCGCTCTGAATATGATCATTCATGCTTAAGGTCTTGCCGTTCACGTGCACTGTATGAAGGCCTCAAG GTGACTGCAACCCCAGATTTAATGCTAGGGTATTTAGATTTCTTCCTTGGGGGAGATGAAAAAAGGCCTGATCTTCCACCTCGTCTTCGTCAAAGGTTTCCAATGTCTCTGATCTTTGGAGGCGATGGAAGTTACATGGCTCCGTTTTCACTTAATAGTGACAGTGTGCTTACTAGTCTTATGAGCCAG GCTGTTCCCTCATGGATATGGCACCGTCTTGTAGCTGGATTGAATGCACAGCTGCGTTTGGTTCGCTGTGGAAATCTGAAAGTAACGTTTCTTCCGGTCATTGACTGGCTTGAAACTCATGCAAATCCCTCTTTAGCTGAGAATGGTATCCGCGTTGATCTTGCCTGGTTCCAAGCTACAGCATTAGGGTACTGCCAATTTGGTCTTCTTGTTTATGCTGTTGAAGGAGAAGCTGCACTTACTGAACCTGATGGAAGCCCTAGAGTAAAAACAGAGCAACACACACC AACACAAAACATGCTCGCTGATACTCAACTAAGTCAGTCCAGGATTAAGGATGCTCTAATGCGCAAAAGGATCACTGGTGGAGTTCTCGATAGTAATAGCTTAAGGACGCTAAAAGACAGGAGAGATTTGTTTTACCCATTTTCTCTTATCTTGCACAATTCGAAACCAGTTGGGCATCAG GATCTTGTTGGTTTGGTAATCTCAATACTGCTTCTTGCAGATTTCAGCTTAGTTTTGCTTACTTTTCTCCAGCTGTATTCATATTCTATGGTCGATGTTCTCTTGGTTTTGTTTATTCTACCTCTTGGGATTTTGTCGCCTTTTCCTGCTGGTATCAATGCTTTATTTAGTCATGGACCGAGGCGGTCAGCAGGCCTTGCTCGTGTATATGCATTGTGGAACATAACTTCACTGGTCAATGTC GTTGTGGCTTTCATATGTGGTTTTGTACATTATAAGTCGTCAACCAAAACACACCCGAGCCTGCAGCCCTGGAACCTGGGAAC GGATGAAAGCGGTTGGTGGCTCTTCCCAACCGGACTCATGCTATTGAAATGCATTCAAGCAAGGCTTGTTGATTGGCACGTTGCTAATTTAGAAATTCAAGACCGTGCGGTATATAGCAACGACCCAAATATCTTTTGGCAGTCATGA
- the LOC8078741 gene encoding zinc finger CCCH domain-containing protein 17: MPISSSLAARLRTGHSPAPAPGRARWSPYARPSVPEPCGGGKASRPTLRLDPVTTRLLGPVQKAVLSGSSRRAEPDAPEASARRRRGNDMTSPKPEPKPKPANGDDRTPVEEKRRSSGEGGFVFLCALAGHTEAISGISLPLGSDKLYSGGADGSVRIWDCNSGKCVDVIKMGGKVGCMITHGPWVFIGISKSVEAWNTKTGMKLSLQGPSSLVCSMAITDEMLFAGTRDGRIMAWKFPSKESKIEPVFILSGHQRPVVSLSISARRLYSGSLDKTIKAWDLTTWQCVQTLFEHKAAVTSVLCWDEKLLSCSLDKTVKVWTLSESGNLQAKYTHAEEHGLRTLFGMHRVGKTPVLFCSLHNSNCIRLFNLPSFDGMGTLLSKKEVRTIELTAGGLLFTGDCSGELKVWRWAPQDQEAVADVHS, from the exons ATGCCGATCTCCTCCTCCCTCGCCGCGCGCCTCCGCACCGGCCACTCCCCGGCGCCCGCGCCCGGGCGCGCGCGGTGGAGCCCCTACGCCAGACCCTCTGTGCCTGAGCCCTGCGGCGGCGGCAAGGCCTCACGCCCGACCCTTCGCCTCGATCCGGTGACGACGAGGCTCCTCGGCCCTGTTCAGAAGGCGGTGCTGTCCGGATCGAGTCGCCGTGCCGAGCCCGATGCGCCCGAAGCATCcgcacggcggcgacgcggaaacgacatgacaagcCCGAAGCCTGAGCCGAAGCCGAAACCGGCTAATGGAGACGATAGGACGCCCGTTGAGGAGAAGCGCCGCAGCAGCGGTGAGGGCGGTTTCGTCTTTCTCTGCGCCCTTGCTGGACACACGGAG GCTATCAGTGGGATTTCTCTGCCGCTGGGTTCCGACAAGCTCTACTCCGGCGGCGCCGACGGATCTGTTCGCATCTGGGACTGCAATTCCGGCAAG TGTGTTGATGTCATCAAGATGGGAGGCAAGGTTGGCTGCATGATCACCCATGGCCCATGGGTATTCATTGGAATTTCGAAGTCTGTGGAG GCATGGAACACAAAGACAGGGATGAAACTAAGTCTTCAAGGGCCTTCTAGTCTGGTTTGTTCCATGGCTATCACGGATGAGATGCTGTTTGCTGGTACGAGAGATGGTCGCATCATGGCCTGGAAATTTCCTTCTAAGGAGAGTAAAATTGAACCAGTGTTCATCCTCAGTGGCCATCAACGTCCAGTTGTTTCATTGTCTATCTCAGCAAGAAGACTATACTCTGGCTCACTTGACAAGACCATCAAA GCATGGGACCTTACGACTTGGCAGTGTGTTCAAACACTCTTTGAGCATAAAGCTGCTGTAACATCTGTGCTTTGTTGGGACGAAAAGTTATTATCTTGCTCCCTTGACAAGACTGTAAAGGTCTGGACTCTGTCAGAGTCTGGAAACCTTCAAGCCAAATATACTCATGCTGAGGAGCAT GGTTTGCGCACACTCTTCGGCATGCACCGAGTTGGTAAGACGCCAGTTCTCTTCTGCTCCCTCCACAACAGCAATTGCATCCGCTTGTTCAACCTGCCATC GTTCGATGGGATGGGCACGCTCCTCTCCAAGAAAGAGGTGAGAACCATCGAGCTCACAGCTGGTGGGCTGCTCTTCACCGGAGACTGCTCCGGCGAGCTGAAAGTGTGGAGGTGGGCGCCCCAGGACCAGGAGGCAGTGGCGGATGTGCATTCATAG